The Callospermophilus lateralis isolate mCalLat2 chromosome 15, mCalLat2.hap1, whole genome shotgun sequence genome window below encodes:
- the Opalin gene encoding opalin, translated as MALNAGPTVFSGLRPQACLRVAPARPLQASSAQAGSMGLPHGQEHDPCRCLSAGDIVASLSPRDPLFLKSWQLQELPSSQASCGVFAEIEEAAWISFSLNFTLPANTTSSPVVTGGKEADCGPSLGLAAGVPSLVAAALLVALLLTLIHQRRRRSSHESAEESERPCEISEIYDNPKIAENPRRSPTDENTIGAQEAHIYVKTVMGSEEPLPDTYRPPEERERRRGLWWLIPRLSLE; from the exons ATGGCCTTAAATGCAGGTCCTACTGTATTCTCTGGCTTGCGG CCacaggcctgcctcagggtggctCCAGCACGCCCCCTGCAGGCGTCCTCAGCTCAAGCTGGTAGCATGGGACTCCCTCATGGCCAGGAACATGATCCGTGCAGATGCCTGTCAGCTGGGGACATAGTGGCCAGCCTCAGCCCGCGTGACCCATTGTTTCTAAAGAGCTGGCAGCTGCAGGAGCTGCCAAGCTCTCAGGCCAGCTGTGGTGTCTTTGCTGAGATTGAAGAAGCTGCCTGGATA AGTTTTTCACTTAACTTCACACTGCCGGCTAACACA ACTTCCTCTCCGGTTGTTACAGGTGGGAAAGAAGCA GACTGTGGGCCTTCTCTTGGGTTAGCGGCGGGCGTCCCGTCCCTGGTAGCTGCAGCCCTGCTGGTGGCCTTACTACTTACTTTGATTCACCAGAGAAGACGAAGAAGCAGCCATGAGTCCGCTGAG gAAAGTGAGAGACCATGTGAAATTTCAGAAATCTATGACAATCCCAAGATAGCTGAG AATCCTAGGAGGTCACCCACTGATGAGAATACAATAGGAGCACAAGAAGCCCACATATACGTGAAGACTGTAATGGGAAGTGAGGAGCCCCTGCCTGACACTTACCGTCCtcctgaagagagagagaggaggaggggacTCTGGTGGCTTATACCCAGACTGAGTCTAGAATGA